The Fimbriimonadia bacterium genome has a window encoding:
- a CDS encoding phytanoyl-CoA dioxygenase family protein, with protein sequence MQTVSIDPTAITQADVDLYRRQGYIRFGRILTDDELAAAREHVDWLMANLKEDEWPERMNGIHNEDEKMYALCTNPRLLDAVEKFIGPNIVLFSSHLLCKPEREGHAVPWHQDGIFWPLEPMDILTVWLAIDDAGPENGCMRVIPGTHTRGPIEHVPQDTGTQVLHLGLPMSEVDESKAVDIELKMGEFSMHEPWLIHGSNVNRSNKRRAGYTMRFMPATTKLTRTPGFYEKHKMYVVRGNPVPGINDYANV encoded by the coding sequence TTGCAAACTGTTTCCATCGACCCGACAGCAATCACACAGGCCGATGTGGACCTCTATCGTCGGCAAGGTTACATCCGCTTTGGACGCATCCTCACCGACGACGAGTTGGCAGCCGCGCGCGAACACGTGGACTGGCTGATGGCCAACCTGAAGGAAGACGAGTGGCCGGAGCGTATGAACGGCATCCACAACGAAGACGAGAAGATGTACGCGCTATGCACCAACCCCCGTTTGTTGGATGCCGTCGAGAAGTTCATCGGCCCGAACATCGTGCTGTTCTCCAGCCATCTGTTGTGCAAGCCCGAGCGTGAGGGGCACGCTGTCCCGTGGCACCAAGACGGCATTTTCTGGCCGCTGGAGCCGATGGACATCTTGACCGTGTGGCTGGCGATTGACGACGCGGGGCCAGAAAACGGCTGCATGAGGGTCATCCCGGGTACGCACACCCGCGGCCCCATTGAGCACGTGCCGCAGGACACCGGCACACAGGTTCTGCACCTCGGCCTGCCGATGAGCGAGGTGGACGAGAGCAAAGCCGTGGACATCGAGCTGAAGATGGGTGAGTTCTCGATGCACGAGCCTTGGCTGATTCACGGCTCGAACGTGAACCGCTCGAATAAGCGGCGCGCCGGCTACACCATGCGCTTCATGCCGGCGACGACGAAGCTGACGCGCACACCGGGCTTCTACGAAAAGCACAAGATGTACGTCGTCCGCGGCAACCCGGTCCCCGGCATCAACGACTACGCGAACGTGTAG